The Azospirillum humicireducens DNA segment CTTGCCCCGGTTGCCGATGCGGCCGCGGAGGCCAAGCGGCTTCAGTGCGGCCATTGGCTGGCCGGCGGGGACGTCAAGCCGGTCGGGTAAACTTGCGTTCTGCAGGTTCGAGTCTTGGGTGAACGGACCCCCACACCGCGCGGATGGTACCCTGCGGTGGATCGGTAAGGTCGAGCGGTTCCTTTTTAGTTTTGCGGAGACGAGAGATGGCCAACGTTGCGGTGGTCGGCGCCCAGTGGGGCGACGAGGGCAAGGGCAAGATCGTCGACTGGCTGTCCAGCCGGGCCGACGTGGTGGTGCGCTTCCAGGGCGGTCACAACGCCGGCCACACGCTGGTGATCAACGGCGTCGAATACAAGCTGAGCCTGCTGCCCTCCGGCGTCGTGCGCCAGAGCAAGCTGTCGGTCATCGGCAACGGCGTCGTCTTCGACCCGTGGGCCTTCATCCGCGAAGTGAACGCGATCAAGGACAAGGGTGTTTCCGTCACGCCGGAGAACCTGATCGTCGCCGAGAATGTCCCGCTGATCCTGCCGGTGCACAGCGCGCTCGACAAGGCGCGCGAAGAGGCCAAGGGCGCCGGCAAGATCGGCACCACCGGCCGGGGCATCGGTCCGGCCTATGAGGACAAGGTCGCCCGCCGCGCCATCCGCCTGTGCGACCTGACCGACGACGCCGTGCTGGTGGAGAAGGTCGACGCCCTGCTGGCACACCACAACGCGCTGTTCCGCGCGCTGGGCGCGCCGGAAATGACCCCGGCCGACATCCTGGAGCCGCTGCGCGAGATCGCCCCGCAGGTGCTGCCCTATGCCGCCGTCGTCTGGAAGCAGCTGGACGAACTGCGCCGCGCCGGCAAGCGCATCCTGTTCGAAGGCGCCCAGGGCACGATGCTGGACATCGATCACGGCACCTATCCGTACGTCACCTCCTCCAACACGGTGGCCGGCAACGCCGCCGCCGGCAGCGGCATGGGTCCGCGTGCCGTCGGCTATGTGCTGGGCATCTGCAAGGCCTACACCACCCGCGTCGGCTCCGGTCCCTTCCCGACCGAGCTGAAGGACGAGATCGGCGAGCTGATCGGCCAGAAGGGCAAGGAGTTCGGCGTCGTCACCGGGCGCAAGCGCCGCTGCGGCTGGTTCGACGCCGTCATGGTGCGCCAGGCCGTCAAGACCGGCGGCATCGACGGCATCGCCCTGACCAAGCTGGACGTGCTGGACGGCTTCGACGAGATCAAGGTCTGCGTCGGCTACCGCCTGGACGGCAAGGAGCTGGACTATTACCCGTCCAACGCCGGCGCCCAGGCCCGCGTCGAGCCGATCTACGAGACCTTCGAAGGCTGGAAGGACACCACCCGCGGCGCCCGTTCGTGGGCGGAGCTGCCGGCCCAGGCGGTCAAGTATGTCCGCCACATCGAGGAACTGATCCAGGCCCCGGTCGCCCTGCTGTCGACCAGCCCGGAGCGCGACGACACCATCCTGATGACCGACCCGTTCGCCGACTGAGGCGGCGGGGAGCTCCAAAGACAGAAGGGCCGGCGCTTCGCCGGCCCTTTTTCGTTTTCGAAGGTCCTTACGGCTCAAACCGAACGGGTGAGGCCGCCGTCGACCCTTATGTTCTGTCCGGTGATGTAGCCGGCTCCGGGCGAGGCCAGGAAGGCCACCGTGGCCGCAATCTCATCGCTGCTGCCGTAACGCTGCATGGGCACGCTCTCGCGGCGCTCCTCGGTCGCCGGCAGGCTGTCGATCCAGCCGGGCAGGACGTTGTTCATCCGCACATTGTCCGCCGCATACTGGTCGGCGAAGATCTTGGTGTAGGCGGCCAGACCGGCCCGTGCGACGGCGGAGGTCGGGAACATGGCGCTCGGCTCGAACGCCCAGGCGGTGGAGATGTTGACGATGGAGCCGGACTTTTGCGCCACCATGACCGGCGCCACCAGACGGACCGCCCGCACGACGTTGAGGAAATAGACCTCAATCCCGCGGTGCCACTCCTCGTCGCTGATCTCCAGCAGCGGCCCCCGCGGGCCATGCCCGGCGCTGTTGACCAGCGCGTCG contains these protein-coding regions:
- a CDS encoding adenylosuccinate synthase, with the protein product MANVAVVGAQWGDEGKGKIVDWLSSRADVVVRFQGGHNAGHTLVINGVEYKLSLLPSGVVRQSKLSVIGNGVVFDPWAFIREVNAIKDKGVSVTPENLIVAENVPLILPVHSALDKAREEAKGAGKIGTTGRGIGPAYEDKVARRAIRLCDLTDDAVLVEKVDALLAHHNALFRALGAPEMTPADILEPLREIAPQVLPYAAVVWKQLDELRRAGKRILFEGAQGTMLDIDHGTYPYVTSSNTVAGNAAAGSGMGPRAVGYVLGICKAYTTRVGSGPFPTELKDEIGELIGQKGKEFGVVTGRKRRCGWFDAVMVRQAVKTGGIDGIALTKLDVLDGFDEIKVCVGYRLDGKELDYYPSNAGAQARVEPIYETFEGWKDTTRGARSWAELPAQAVKYVRHIEELIQAPVALLSTSPERDDTILMTDPFAD
- a CDS encoding SDR family oxidoreductase translates to MSGERVAVVTAGGSGMGAASARRLAADGFKVAILSSSGKGEALAGELGGIGVTGSNQSTDDLKRLVDATMERWGRIDALVNSAGHGPRGPLLEISDEEWHRGIEVYFLNVVRAVRLVAPVMVAQKSGSIVNISTAWAFEPSAMFPTSAVARAGLAAYTKIFADQYAADNVRMNNVLPGWIDSLPATEERRESVPMQRYGSSDEIAATVAFLASPGAGYITGQNIRVDGGLTRSV